From Toxorhynchites rutilus septentrionalis strain SRP chromosome 2, ASM2978413v1, whole genome shotgun sequence, a single genomic window includes:
- the LOC129767413 gene encoding uncharacterized protein LOC129767413: protein MDNNRNNAFSEKLKEQVTKSFDRIRKALDLREKLLLRQLSVVVHQSHHVTYQFDNIKFVDIGEEDLIGKIRTYGKYNIDNFNIILKDHYENEDYILPVDDHDLMHKTCRKGIGEEERENPESEEIVVEFFNNRSLIKEGAEMVRESIINLALNESKELIDSSFNANVGLDLKDELERAKINVTNTRNRAMCATSSVPIQDGDDEEAVDNSINNNINQGEESGIDNSMIIAKQYQMFTKASQTDLEKNGRYNGSASSNSGTEFSQLVRKSDHVENKMQNISNLTMNNFGGTINLKNVTNLTINACPDTPVSKQETKPTIPRCPSEEGSPECGFYKRLITENKILRQHILQASIANVSPKALNLNCSDSVTDTESSTSSPNADNSASTSGSKSQTLPMTVAELRAVLNLPQPDDNLTKVLGNLFTLASPMSNAAGQDPAEHTSQEHTTQIQQWLKQIMSETETEPLQNAELLEFSRFNT, encoded by the exons ATGGACAACAACAGAAACAATGCATTTTCGGAAAAG CTGAAGGAACAAGTAACCAAATCATTCGATCGCATTCGCAAGGCACTAGATTTGAGGGAGAAGTTACTTCTGAGGCAACTCTCGGTGGTAGTGCACCAATCCCACCATGTCACGTACCAGTTCGATAATATCAAATTTGTTGATATCGGGGAGGAGGACTTGATTGgcaaaattcgaacatatggaaAGTATAACATagataatttcaacataattttgAAGGATCACTATGAGAATGAGGATTACATCCTGCCTGTTGATGATCATGACCTGATGCATAAAACATGCCGAAAAGGAATCGGGGAGGAAGAAAGGGAAAATCCTGAAAGCGAAGAAATTGTGGTTGAATTTTTCAACAACAGAAGCCTCATAAAGGAAGGAGCAGAAATGGTTCGCGAATCCATTATAAATTTAGCACTGAATGAAAGCAAAGAATTGATCGATTCGAGTTTTAATGCAAATGTCGGTTTGGACTTAAAGGATGAGCTGGAGCGAGCCAAAattaatgtaacaaatactcGCAATCGAGCAATGTGCGCCACAAGCTCCGTTCCAATACAAGACGGAGATGACGAGGAAGCTGTTGATAATAGCATTAATAACAACATAAATCAGGGTGAAGAAAGTGGAATTGATAATTCTATGATAATAGCCAAGCAATATCAAATGTTTACTAAAGCTTCTCAGACAGATCTTGAGAAGAATGGTAGATATAACGGTAGTGCTAGTTCCAATAGTGGCACGGAATTCAGCCAACTAGTTAGGAAAAGTGATCATGTGGAGAACAAAATGCAGAATATATCCAATTTGACTATGAACAATTTCGGTGGCACAATTAACTTAAAGAATGTAACTAATTTAACCATCAATGCATGCCCCGATACACCTGTTTCGAAACAGGAGACCAAACCTACTATTCCCAGGTGTCCATCCGAGGAGGGGAGCCCTGAATGTGGATTTTATAAAAGGCTTATAACGGAAAACAAAATCCTCCGTCAGCATATCCTACAAGCAAGCATTGCCAATGTTTCCCCAAAGGCTTTGAATTTAAATTGTTCGGACTCTGTGACTGACACAGAATCATCAACCTCTTCGCCCAATGCGGATAATTCCGCCAGTACATCCGGCAGTAAATCACAAACATTACCAATGACCGTGGCTGAATTGCGAGCTGTTCTGAATCTTCCCCAACCAGACGACAACCTTACTAAAGTCCTGGGCAATCTATTTACCCTCGCATCACCCATGTCCAACGCAGCCGGACAAGATCCGGCAGAACATACATCCCAGGAACACACGACGCAAATCCAACAATGGTTAAAACAAATAATGTCCGAAACCGAAACCGAACCTCTGCAGAATGCTGAACTACTAGAATTTAGTCGATTCAACACTTAG